One Gossypium hirsutum isolate 1008001.06 chromosome A11, Gossypium_hirsutum_v2.1, whole genome shotgun sequence genomic window carries:
- the LOC107923010 gene encoding protein POLYCHOME — protein MAESRDRLGRAVDIAEVFARRRSGPLGILSDESMDLLGSPVRQSVTRRSMGVVGVTTSTARGVGLRRGGSFGTPRIGIRRSRNLYRSTGRENASVTPSPLGRGRGRGTGSVLPSWYPRTPLRDITAVVRAIERRRARLGDGEGQIVETPILPHDETILGSNMSSVSQLEHNFSTPASTTRLKPCAPSVRNVSKILLNVTNQKHEESSEELLTPQKKLLNSIDTVEKAVMEELNKMKKTPSAKKAERQHKVRTLMSMR, from the exons ATGGCGGAGTCAAGAGATAGACTCGGGAGAGCCGTTGATATAGCGGAAGTCTTCGCTCGAAGACGGTCTGGGCCTTTGGGGATTCTCTCAGATGAATCGATGGATCTTTTAGGCTCTCCCGTTCGACAATCAGTCACGCGTAGGTCAATGGGTGTTGTTGGTGTTACTACTTCGACGGCGCGTGGTGTAGGGCTCCGACGAGGTGGCAGTTTTGGGACTCCGAGAATCGGTATTCGACGTAGCCGGAATCTTTATCGATCGACCGGAAGAGAGAATGCTTCGGTGACACCGAGTCCCTTGGGCCGTGGAAGAGGTCGTGGTACGGGTAGTGTGTTACCTTCTTGGTACCCAAGAACTCCTCTTAGAGATATCACTGCCGTTGTAAGG GCCATTGAAAGGAGGAGAGCTCGTTTAGGGGATGGTGAAGGCCAAATAGTAGAGACCCCAATATTACCACATGATGAAACTATTCTTGGTTCAAACATGTCATCAGTTTCTCAACTCGAGCACAATTTCTCAACACCTGCTTCAACTACTAGATTGAAGCCTTGTGCTCCATCGGTACGGAATGTATCGAAGATATTGCTCAATGTTACGAACCAGAAACATGAGGAATCTTCGGAGGAGCTTCTTACACCTCAAAAGAAGCTCTTGAATTCCATTGACACTGTGGAGAAAGCTGTGATGGAAGAACTAAACAAAATGAAAAAGACCCCAAGTGCCAAGAAAGCTGAACGACAACACAAGGTCCGAACATTAATGTCGATGCGGTGA
- the LOC107922797 gene encoding 60S ribosomal protein L6-1, whose translation MAAERKTPIKTRNPDLIRGVGKYSRSKMYHKRGLWAIKAKNGGVFPRHEPNPKPTTAVEKPPKFYPADDVKKPLLNKRKPKPTKLRASITPGTVLILLAGRFMGKRVVFLKQLSSGLLLVTGPFKINGVPLRRVNQSYVIATSTKIDISGVNLDKFDDRYFAKEVENKKKKTEGEFFEAEKEDKKKLPEDKKEDQKAVDAFLIKSIDGVPELKAYLAARFSLKSGMKPHELVF comes from the exons ATGGCGGCCGAAAGGAAAACCCCAATCAAGACCCGAAACCCAGATCTAATTCGCGGTGTGGGTAAGTACTCAAGGTCTAAAATGTACCACAAGCGTGGCCTTTGGGCAATCAAGGCCAAAAACGGCGGCGTTTTCCCCCGCCACGAACCCAATCCCAAACCCACCACTGCCGTCGAGAAGCCTCCTAAGTTTTACCCCGCCGACGATGTCAAGAAACCGCTTCTTAATAAGCGCAAGCCCAAACCCACCAAGCtcag ggcTAGCATTACTCCAGGAACGGTATTGATTTTGTTGGCTGGGAGATTTATGGGGAAGAGAGTTGTTTTCTTGAAGCAACTCAGCTCTGGGCTCCTTTTGGTTACTG GACCATTCAAGATTAACGGTGTTCCTCTACGGCGTGTGAACCAATCCTACGTCATTGCCACTTCCACCAAGATCGACATCTCCGGGGTTAACCTAGACAAGTTCGATGACAGGTACTTCGCCAAGGAAGTagaaaacaagaagaagaaaaccGAGGGAGAGTTTTTCGAAGCTGAGAAAGAG GACAAGAAGAAACTACCCGAAGATAAGAAAGAAGATCAGAAGGCCGTCGATGCCTTTTTGATAAAGTCAATCGATGGAGTCCCGGAATTGAAAGCCTACCTTGCGGCTAGGTTTTCGCTCAAATCCGGCATGAAACCTCATGAGCTTGTCTTCTAG
- the LOC107924828 gene encoding squamosa promoter-binding-like protein 17 (The RefSeq protein has 2 substitutions compared to this genomic sequence) — MEMGSSSLSDSGGSSIDSLNNNALKLGRNIYFNDSSAAVNDGPATMKTQSPPSQRPLGCKKPRAGGMIHGGQPPRCQVEGCEVDLSDVKAYYARHKVCVTHSKSPKAIVAGIEQRFCQQCSRFHQLPEFDKVKRSCRRRLAGHNERRRKPSPGSLFPPHFGRLSSSVIESNGRGRSFILDFTAYSRVSGKDACPTMRSLDRIPGNQNTAPGKSLQHHHPWPNNSENPSSGDIFLQGSLGGTGFSSTTTSQGECFTGVSDSSRALSLLSNQPWGSKNRASALGVNDMMNTEPMPHGTFVNPFLQTSEPADAQHFGRLELPQQNSVQHMELEQHSRSFDTSAQYIHWSL; from the exons ATGGAAATGGGTTCGAGTTCTCTGTCTGACTCAGGTGGTTCTTCCATTGATTCACTCAACAACAACGCCTTGAAGTTGGGTCGAAATATCTACTTCAATGATTCCTCCGCCGCTGTCAACGATGGTCCTGCTACTATGAAGACTCAATCACCACCGTCACAGCGACCTCTGGGTTGTAAGAAACCTAGGGCTGGTGGGATGATTCACGGTGGTCAACCACCGAGGTGTCAAGTAGAAGGGTGTGAAGTGGATCTGAGTGATGTTAAGGCTTATTATGCAAGGCATAAAGTTTGTGTTACTCATTCAAAATCACCTAAAGCCATTGTTGCTGGTATTGAACAAAGGTTTTGTCAGCAGTGTAGCAG GTTTCACCAGCTTCCTGAATTTGACAAAGTGAAACGGAGTTGCCGTAGACGGCTAGCTGGTCACAACGAGCGTCGCAGAAAACCATCGCCTGGATCATTATTTCCCCCTCATTTCGGCAGGCTATCTTCATCTGTTATCG AAAGCAATGGTCGAGGTAGAAGCTTTATCTTGGATTTCACGGCTTATTCAAGGGTTTCCGGAAAAGATGCATGCCCAACAATGAGATCGTTGGACCGCATACCTGGAAATCAAAACACAGCTCCGGGAAAGTCACTTCAACATCATCATCCGTGGCCAAACAACTCGGAGAATCCTTCTTCGGGTGATATTTTCCTTCAAGGTTCACTAGGAGGGACCGGTTTTTCCAGTACCACAACTTCTCAAGGAGAATGCTTCACGGGAGTTAGTGACTCGAGCTGTGCTCTCTCTCTTCTGTCAAATCAACCATGGGGCTCCAAAAACAGAGCTTCGGCTCTTGGTGTTAACGACATGATGAACACCGAACCAATGCCCCATGGCACATTCGTAAACCCGTTTTTGCAAACCTCGGAGCCTGCTGATGCTCAACATTTCGGCAGGCTTGAGTTGCCTCAGCAAAACAGCGTGCAACACATGGAACTTGAGCAGCACTCCAGATCATTTGACACATCGGCACAGTATGTTCACTGGTCACTCTAA
- the LOC107924669 gene encoding uncharacterized protein — MRRGRGKVKKQAVVVSSREDPGSGDDEIIEELKVEKTEEDSGDVKGSVPIKETKNQAVTENGRKRKRSMQAKENGITTKVSTNDSIKPVGYRQNGSRRKNKPQRAAEAIVECK, encoded by the coding sequence ATGAGAAGAGGTAGAGGAAAAGTAAAGAAGCAGGCTGTTGTTGTTTCGTCTCGTGAAGATCCCGGGAGTGGCGACGATGAAATCATCGAGGAACTCAAAGTGGAGAAGACAGAAGAAGATAGTGGTGATGTAAAAGGTTCAGTTCCAATCAAGGAGACGAAAAATCAAGCTGTCACGGAGAACGGACGGAAACGGAAAAGGTCAATGCAGGCGAAAGAAAATGGGATTACGACAAAGGTAAGCACCAATGATTCGATTAAACCTGTGGGGTATCGACAAAATGGTAGCAGGCGCAAAAACAAACCTCAACGGGCCGCCGAAGCTATTGTTGAGTGCAAATGA
- the LOC107923210 gene encoding transcription factor MYB92 isoform X1, which translates to MKGNAKKGLKKGPWTPEEDRILVDYIQKHGHSKWKSVPALAGLNRCGKSCRLRWTNYLRPNIKRGNFSSEEEQLIIDLHALMGNKWSAIARHLPGRTDNEVKNLWNSRLKRKLIQMGIDPITHEPLTDPRLHQLLAAASFSNLINNPLDIINALMLQSDAVATLAKSLHLSHNMLQALASTPTTMASQDPTKACSTSNEYQFGSSSESLPVNVPNLDTTPQPIPPMAPRPTIVDDHHETNNITNPSSTTFQEWDDFMDGGEASEPYWRDIIDQASSQSWPIS; encoded by the exons ATGAAGGGCAATGCTAAAAAAGGCCTGAAAAAAGGGCCATGGACACCTGAGGAAGACAGGATTCTTGTAGATTACATTCAGAAACATGGTCATAGCAAATGGAAATCAGTACCAGCTTTAGCTGGTTTAAACAGGTGTGGAAAAAGTTGCAGGCTTCGATGGACTAATTATTTGAGACCTAATATTAAGAGAGGCAATTTCTCTAGTGAAGAAGAGCAACTCATCATTGATCTTCATGCACTTATGGGCAACAA gTGGTCTGCAATAGCAAGACATCTCCCTGGAAGAACAGATAACGAGGTTAAAAATCTATGGAACTCACGTTTGAAGAGGAAGCTTATACAAATGGGGATCGATCCAATAACTCACGAACCATTAACTGATCCCAGGTTACACCAGTTGCTTGCCGCTGCTAGCTTTAGTAACCTCATTAACAATCCATTAGACATCATCAATGCCCTCATGTTACAATCAGATGCTGTTGCAACACTTGCTAAATCACTCCATTTGTCTCATAACATGCTTCAAGCTCTAGCTAGTACCCCAACAACAATGGCTTCTCAAGACCCAACAAAAGCTTGTTCCACTAGCAATGAATATCAATTTGGTTCTTCTTCAGAGTCACTGCCTGTTAATGTTCCAAATTTGGATACTACTCCCCAGCCTATTCCTCCAATGGCTCCTAGACCCACTATTGTTGATGATCACCATGAAACCAACAACATCACTAACCCTTCTTCAACTACCTTTCAAGAATGGGATGATTTTATGGATGGTGGTGAAGCAAGTGAACCTTATTGGAGGGATATTATAGA CCAGGCATCATCTCAGTCATGGCCTATCTCTTAG
- the LOC107923210 gene encoding transcription factor MYB92 isoform X2 — MKGNAKKGLKKGPWTPEEDRILVDYIQKHGHSKWKSVPALAGLNRCGKSCRLRWTNYLRPNIKRGNFSSEEEQLIIDLHALMGNKWSAIARHLPGRTDNEVKNLWNSRLKRKLIQMGIDPITHEPLTDPRLHQLLAAASFSNLINNPLDIINALMLQSDAVATLAKSLHLSHNMLQALASTPTTMASQDPTKACSTSNEYQFGSSSESLPVNVPNLDTTPQPIPPMAPRPTIVDDHHETNNITNPSSTTFQEWDDFMDGGEASEPYWRDIIEHHLSHGLSLS; from the exons ATGAAGGGCAATGCTAAAAAAGGCCTGAAAAAAGGGCCATGGACACCTGAGGAAGACAGGATTCTTGTAGATTACATTCAGAAACATGGTCATAGCAAATGGAAATCAGTACCAGCTTTAGCTGGTTTAAACAGGTGTGGAAAAAGTTGCAGGCTTCGATGGACTAATTATTTGAGACCTAATATTAAGAGAGGCAATTTCTCTAGTGAAGAAGAGCAACTCATCATTGATCTTCATGCACTTATGGGCAACAA gTGGTCTGCAATAGCAAGACATCTCCCTGGAAGAACAGATAACGAGGTTAAAAATCTATGGAACTCACGTTTGAAGAGGAAGCTTATACAAATGGGGATCGATCCAATAACTCACGAACCATTAACTGATCCCAGGTTACACCAGTTGCTTGCCGCTGCTAGCTTTAGTAACCTCATTAACAATCCATTAGACATCATCAATGCCCTCATGTTACAATCAGATGCTGTTGCAACACTTGCTAAATCACTCCATTTGTCTCATAACATGCTTCAAGCTCTAGCTAGTACCCCAACAACAATGGCTTCTCAAGACCCAACAAAAGCTTGTTCCACTAGCAATGAATATCAATTTGGTTCTTCTTCAGAGTCACTGCCTGTTAATGTTCCAAATTTGGATACTACTCCCCAGCCTATTCCTCCAATGGCTCCTAGACCCACTATTGTTGATGATCACCATGAAACCAACAACATCACTAACCCTTCTTCAACTACCTTTCAAGAATGGGATGATTTTATGGATGGTGGTGAAGCAAGTGAACCTTATTGGAGGGATATTATAGA GCATCATCTCAGTCATGGCCTATCTCTTAGTTAA